From the genome of Erinaceus europaeus chromosome 1, mEriEur2.1, whole genome shotgun sequence:
GGGGTTGTAAACTTATGTAATGCCATCATATAAAGATGGAATAAAACATCATTATGTATTTCAAAAATGTCTATAGTCAGTTTTTGTCACTTAGAATTGTAAGTTTTGATGTCTTCTCTGGCTCTGTGGCATGGTAATGAGATGACtttaatcaatgtgatctacaAATTGAGATAATTAATACAACACTAGCCACTTAAGACAGTCATTATATCTACCTCTGAGTAAATTGAACATTCCTACCTTCTAAGTCTCATACCTTGCACTGAATATTTGGCAAGCACTACACAGAAACTTTCAAGGAAAATACATCAAATAGTATCTACTCAATATGTGGTGGAGCAAGGACTATTTTGCCATATCAAGAAAACTTACTTTACTGTTTCTTTcataaaacatttattattttctaataataaaaacatattatATTACAgtttgaaagaacagagaaaaataaaaagaaaatgaaaagaatgtcTAGACCCATTTCCAGAAATAGATCCTATTTTGGTTTATTTCTACCATAAGACtttaaatactatttaaaatCATGAATTTTGAACTTTACACTGTTAGTACACAACATGATAGATAGTGGTGTACTTaacaatatatttgtatatttgttaCATCTAATTTTATGGTTACAATATAATCTTTGCAACTGTACACTCCTAAGTTCAGTGTCCTCTTTTTTACTGTCATTGTCAGGGCTTCAATATTTTgtgctgaatttttcagatagaaaaagagaggttGAGAGTCAGAAGTTCAGAAAATCAAAAACAGAGCACAGGAAAGATAgtaaagcactgaagcttccccaagTGCGGTGGAGACTAGGCTCGAACCTAAGTTGCAGCCTGCCAAAGCTGGTGGAATTTACTAGTAAGCTATGCCCTTTAAACCATTATTTTAGGAACCAATACTTCAGGTTTTTTGTATGTTgtggaaccagggtcttgtgAATAAGTGATGTTATCACAACtggccaacattttttttttttgcttcaagaTAGAGAGTGACATATCAAAGCACCAAAATATCCTCTTCTACCATGGTAATTCTATGTGGTGCAGGAGTAGAAGCAGGGCAGTAGACATTGCAAGGTTTGTGCCCTCCTTGGCAGGCTACCTTTCTCAGgcagtctcccatccaagtactaaccaggaccgacctgcttagcttctgagatcagacgagatggggcatgttcagggtggtatggccatagatggCAAGCTACCTTTCTAAACCCACCAATTCTTCAATTTTAAGGTACAGCTATCCATATGCCAGCCATACAGAGAGACACATTCATGATTTTTGAAAGCTAAAAACTATGGTAATGACAAGGCTGCTTCACAAATATCATAGTAGACATTTACTACTCTAAAAGGGTACATGCTTCCAAAAGGTAGTTTTTCAATATCTCCAAATGTAGCTAGAGACTTTTGCAATCATAGTCTCAAAACTGGGAAAAAATATGAGAATTTTTTCTATGTTGATGGCAGGTGTGTTCTAATCTCATAAATGAGATATTCTCAGATTATTGTCTTCTTACATGGAGAAGTCCTCTGTAATATCTTGCGTGCTTGAAGGATGACATTCACTTAAAGAGGGCTTCTTCAGGTAGAATCTTCTTGATTGCCAGAATCAACTATTAGAGCTGCATGaaacagtcaacagttacattgatttttttattgaaatGTAATGTAAATATGACTAGGTGagaaatgattatttttaaattaggtTGTATTCACAGTGGaagtaaaatgggaaaataaatgctTACTTAGATCATCTAAATCCATGTTCTTGataaagaatatttctttttaacaatTATCCTTGCCTGAATTTAAAACATTCCAATATTAACTTGATTCTATTTCAAATTTATTATACATGAGTGATTCATCAAAACTCAGTAGAAAATATAAACTTTATTATTAACATCTTTTATCCCAATTTATATGTAGTCTTTAGTAAAATGTCTACTAAACAAGTTAAGTCCTTttcaaaattgtgtgtgtgtgtgtgtgtgtgtgtgtgtgtgtgtgtgtgtgtgtgtggtgtggaataATATGGTGTGGAGTGATGTGATATGTGTGTGTTGTTACTTCTGTTGTTGTGTTTGTTGCTGAAGAGTACAAATAGGACTACACAAATTTGTGATACCTCTGAGCTGTCTGGATAACCCAAATTTCTCATTctgtatttttgagagagaggaatCAAAGCACACCCTGCTATTCAGGaagctatttttctctctcttttccccttccttctttccttcctttgtttctttctttctgccttccttcctctttttttttttttttttgtcaacatcAGTATGGAATAgctttttcctaaaaaaaaaaaaaaaaaaacaggtatagAGGAGTGAAAGTGAACATAATACTGAAACATCCTTCAAGGCAATAGGGATGAGTCTTAAACCtcagtcatacacatggcaaagcagtttaCTATCCAAGTAAGTTGTTTTACTTGCCCTCATTCAGGAAGTTCTAATCTGTTTCTGTCCTTaaagctgtccatggtgctctttAAAAATCACCTTAAAATGATCTAATTCTGTGTTATTTGGTGAATTAGAGCACAAGATGCATAAAGACTGTTGTATAAAGTCCCACCAAATAAGCTTCCCCTTGTGAACTGGCTTCCCAAATGGaacaaattaaacaaaattaagtTGTGTGTGATAGAAAGTAAATAGCTattatttgtttcatttcttttttaatgctatTACAGGAAGCTAACCAAGGGTCACACTGATGTCCACTTATCACTAAGTGATCTTTCTAAttcaactgtttttttaaatatttatttattcccttttgttgtctttgttgttttattgttgtagttattgttgttgttattgatgtcattgttgttggataggacagagagaatggagagaggagaggaagacagagggggctgagacagacacctgcagagctgcttcaccacttgtgtagcgactcccctgagggtggggtgccaggggctagaATTAGAATCTTTACAAGGGCccttgcaccacttgcacttagccggctgtgctactgcccgactccctcaactgtTTCCTTTAtgctatttgttatttatttgtttttttaggaaaagagagaagagaaaaaacagagagatGAGTGATATCACATCAACAGGATGTCTCCAACATCCATAGAGCACCCCAACCACCCCCATCCCAAGAcatctgtggtgctcccatgtcctAGACTTCAGACCTAGGTCCTCAGACTCAGCAAAttctgcactctactgggtgagtgagGTCCTGGCCCTCTATCACTGTCTGTTTTttgaaatttgaaaaacaagtttAGGACTTGACCTTAATTTCCAACCCATTCTTTCTAAACAAGGACAGAAATCGGCTACCTAAGAACAGAACGCTTTAGAAATGAAATAGTCGTAATAAATCAGATGTTAACCAAAATAGCAACTAAATGCTCCCTTCACTTCACTCCCTCAAATGTACATAATATCAAAACTTCCACCACCTTTAATAAATtactgttttattcttttttatatttatttatttattttcccttttgttgcccatgttttattgttgttgttattgttgttgttattaatgtcatcattgttggataggacagagagaaatggagagaggaggggaagacagagagggggagagaaagatagacaactgcagaccagcttcaccacctgtgcacctgtgaagcgaccccctgcacgtggggagccagggctcaaactaggatcctcacgctggtccttgtgctttgtgccacgtgcacttaacctgctgtgctacagcccgactcctaacTGTTTTATTCTTATTAGTTCAAATCAACATACACCACTTCATTCTGATAAGGACATGTATTTGACTAAAAGGCTAAAACTCACCCACTGGCAGACAAGTCTTTCCTCACATTTGAAGGCACTGGTTCAGAATGGAAAAAGCATTTAAGCCACCAGGTTGATTCTGCAACTTCCAGTAACCCTGCCAGATAAAATTTATTATCACTCCTTTATCAGGTGTATTTGAGACATTACAAAAGAAAATGctgctggtaaaaaaaataataaaactaaatacCTTGATGGGATTTGTTATCACTTATGAAGTTGCCAGAATCAGAATCAGTTAGAGAGCTAACTGATGAAATACTAGTCTCTGTAGGAAATacgtaaaaacagaaaaataaatacataataatcaAATGCAGGTTTATGATTTACACATACATGTTTAATTTTTATGGTTTGAAGCTTTTGCTCTTTTGTCATCAAAACATGATTTAAACATTGATTATATTTTCAGTCAAGTAAAACATCTTCCAGTGGGttagtgaaatagcttacttggatagtgcactgttttgatACCTGCACAACACAGATTCGAGtacagtccccaccacattgaatgaagctttggtgctatgatctttTTCACTTTTCCCCcctctacattatatatatatatttccagaatAAGCAGAATAAGGCATACTGTATTCCATTAACATGGTACATTTCCTGCCATGGCAGAATCAACTATCTCTTTTCTTCACAGATATAGTACTAAAATGACTGCTATAAGTATTATGAAATTCAACACCACAGAATGTACAAAATCAAGAATTAAAATTATAGTGCTACAATGGAAATATCAAATAAGTGTCTTTAAATGTCCCATAAAAATCACTgtttagaaataaattaattacattGAACAAAAAAATGCTTCATTCACTTTTATCATACTTgtacattttttacatttttacatttaatattaacttacaagataacagagggcTAGTttcatactattcccaccaccagagttctgtgtcttcattccttctattggaaactgcagaggttgtcccaaggtcacagataggggttgactattatttatataacgaTCTgattattatctatctatctttctatctacctacctacttttcatctatctatatttttgcccatattttcttttttaaattttttatatttatttattttcccttttgttgcccttgttgttttttattgttgttgtagttattgttattgttgttactgatgttgtcattgttaggggaGAAATggggatagacacttgcaggaggggtagacaggaggagagaaagatagacacttgcagacttgcttcaccgccagtgaagcaactctccttcaggaagggatctgggggctagaaccaggatccttacgctggtctttgcacttcaaggcacatgcatttaacccactgcactaccacccgactacatatctatcatctatgtatatTTTCACTCATATTTTCTATGGCCCTGACTTCTCTTACTTCCTAAATCACACCCACACATATTATTATTgatgaatgtctttccttttttcatttttctctctgatggaattgggtttcatgATGGAATTGAGTTTCAAAGCCCTCTactcaccttcccctaacattctccccttctgagagtgtggaccaaaattcattttagGATTAAGATATATTTGTATTTTAGACCTCTGTCTTTTAAAAGATCAGAATACAAAAAACAGACTATTCTATGGATGTATTAGAACTAATAAAAAGGTCATTGTTCAACATTTTCATAAAAGACTAGATGGACAAACAATTCTAGCTCTTATTTATTAAACACAAAATAATTTCTACACATTGCTGACACATTCAATAAGTAATAACTTAGTTCTTGAAATGATTGTATAATTCATGCTATTTCTAAATTTTCCAAAAATTTCTATGATTTTTCTGTTCATGTTTGAATATTCACAGATGGATAGACAAAAATAAAGCTGGCAGGGTAAATGCTAACCTATTATCcataaaagaaaatgcaaattagAAGTTCTTTGAAGCAGTTTATCATCTCTTCTAAGGAGCAAATGACCTGTTTATGTAAACAGTTTCTAATAATCCCATTAAGTACAAAACACATGGCATTAGGAAATTAtcatgaggggagtcgggcagtagctcaacgggttaagcgcacatggcacaaagcgcaaggactatcataaggatcccagtttgagcccccagctccccacctacaggggagtcgcttcacaggtggtgaagcaggtctgcagctgtctatctttctcttcccctctctttcttcccctcctctctccatttctctttgttctatctaacattgacaacatcaacaacaacaacagtaactacaacaaaaatgaaaaacagcaaggacaacaaaagggaaaaataaatataaaaaaataagttatcaTGAAATATAAACTTACCACTAAGGATTtgtatatgttaacagttttattgttatagcatAGTGGTAACAAAAGAGAtgagtcagggagtcgggctgtagcacagcgggttaagcgcaggtggcgcaaagcacaaggaccggcataaggatcccggttcgaaccccggctccccacctgcaggggagtcgcttcacaagcggtgaagcaggtctgcaggtgtctgtctttctctccccctctctgtcttcccctcctctctccatttctctctgtcctatccaacaacgacaacaataataataactacaacaataaaacaacaagggcaacaaaagggaatgaataaataaaataaaatataataaatttaaaaaaaaagagatgagtcTTGAAGATATTTATTCaggatttctttctctatctatatctTTCCTGTTTCCACGAATAGTTGTCAGTTTTATCTCTAAATTCCTAACCAGGACATAGGTGGTTAACAGTTATTTATATTCTCTAAGGATATCCTGTAGTGATGATAGAACTTACTTCGATAATACTGATTTTTGGCCAGAAGACACCCAATGGAAGGTATTGATGCCATTGCTTTCTTAAGTTTCAGAGAGACTATGAACAACAGTCTGAAAAACAGCAATGGGGAAAGAAACATTGATATTAATAAGATGGGATTTTTACTTCCTTTTGCAAAGCCACATAATTTTCCATGTAATCAATATCTGATAGGAGTAGTTGAAAATCTATGCAAAATTTTAATCAAACACACTGTAATGAAAAAGTAATGCAACCAAAGCATGTATTGAGGCTTGAAAAAAAATACCCTATACCTGATTACAAAGCATTCTACAACTtactctatccaaaacaaacctAAAAGCTAGAGAAACCATATGTTAACCCAGTTATTATGGGGTTACTCACTTACTTGTTTTCTCTGATTCAATCCTTCAAAAGAAGCTTGATTCTAAGGTTTTCCTCTGAAAGCACGGAGTTGGAAAGAGCCAATTCTTAGTGATCCTAAACAGATTGCATTGTCCAGAGGGCTAGGCACACTCTGAAATGTCTGAGGCTGGTCTGTGAACTGCACATGTGTTTATATTTGACAGGCTGAAACATGAGATATAGGTGAGCAGAAGAAAACTGGGCACAGATGCAGGAATGGGGGCAAGGGGTATTTGGACTCCACCTATCCAACTTCTCTTGACCTGTCAGAGAGCCAAGGGAGGCCAGAGGCAACTGAGAGGGACTTGGCCCAGAAGTTGTTTTGTACTTGCTTTCTCCAAGGTCACTGCTCACAGCTGCTGACTtctgcagggaagaagataaAACCCAAGCATTCCCTTAGAGTTAAGTGCAATCACATGCTCAGTGGAAAAATTCAGGCTGGATTCAGTGTGAGGGACCTACAGAAAGGCTCCAAGCTATCTGGGGGACTGGATATGATCCTGCAAGGTAGATTCAGAGGGTAATGGAGAACCATGAAGAAATCTGCGAATCACAGAAGCCTTTGTGGGAATGGAAGTTGACTATAGAACTTTACAGTTAGAAATGATAAAAGCATGTCTTGCTATTGAGGGAATTAATACACATTATGACACTGCATTATATTTGCTTGTAGATACATAACTTATTTTAATAGAATGTTTTTCATGCAACCATTTTCCATTTCATAAAATCAGTTTACTTCTAGGTCAAATTGCAACTCCCTAAGGCAGAGGAGATACTgtaaaagttatgcaaaaaggctttcatgcctgaggttccagtgtcccaggttcaactgccAGAAGCAATATAAACCAGAGTAGAACAGAgttctagtaaaaagaaaaaagagagaaagaaagggaaggaaagaaagtagtTTCAAACTCCTTTTACAATGAGAAGGGGTTCTCTGGGTTAGTATTTCAGCTTATGTGATAGTCACTGGTTTTACCATTGTTTAGGTCAATCAAACGTATTATCTAGGTTCAAATTTATCCTAAACATTTGTTGTATtataccactttaaaaaaaaatagagggccagggatatagcataatggttattcaaaattattttcatgcccaaggcactaAAAgtttcaagttcagtccccagcaccactatgatctggagctgagtagttctcttgtaaaaatagaataaaatatcagCTGCAGATGGTTATATCTTTGTTATGCTACTACTtctgtattttttctctctctgaaggaCAAGACAACCCAGGAACAATGAAATTTCACATgacttacaacaacaacaacagaagtgtATTTCTCGTGTGCATTGTAATAAGGGTTGCATTCCCATGTAATGATCAAAACGTCTTAACAGGCTCAGATTTTCACTTTATATGACAGGACACTAATTCTTACATGGctggtttgttttattattgaatagagatagagagaacttgaga
Proteins encoded in this window:
- the PPDPFL gene encoding pancreatic progenitor cell differentiation and proliferation factor-like protein, which translates into the protein MASIPSIGCLLAKNQYYRKTSISSVSSLTDSDSGNFISDNKSHQGLLEVAESTWWLKCFFHSEPVPSNVRKDLSASGSNS